The Aestuariibaculum lutulentum genome segment CCACAACACCTTGTCGTACTGAAGCCAAAGGATCTTCTGAAGTAACTACCCCTCCTTTAAACTGTAAATAATTACCTGTACGTTTTGTTCCATTTATACGGTCAAGTCCCAACGTAGCACAAGTTGTATTATTGACTGAAGCATCATCATTATACAGCATCCAACGTTGTACATCCCAGAAACGTTTTCCTTCGTACGCTAACTCTACTTGACGTTCGTACAGACACGCCTTAAAGGCTTCAAATTTATCTGCTAATGTTCCAATACCGTAGTTATTAGTAGATGGAATTCCTACTCGATTTCTGACTTTGCCTAAATAAGCTACACAGTTTGGTAAATCGCCAACTCCCGCATAAGCTTCTGCTATATTTAATAGTAATTCGGCATATCTATATTCAAAAATATCGGTTCCTGAATTTTGGAAATTATCTTCGCTTTCTTCAATGTCTGACATTTTTCTAACAAAGGCAGGGCTCGACACTTGGTTATTGTCACTAAAATAAGCTCTCTGAACACCATTATCATCTAAGCCTAACCAACGGTAAGCCCAAACAGCATTATCTTCATTGTCTTTATATCCCCATTTATTTCCTGAAAAAGAAAACGTTCTATAAAATCTTGGATCTCGATTTACAAAGAATAAAAATTCATCATATCCATTAGCAGTTGTAGGTTTTGAACCATCTGCCATTGGAAATAAATCGATCATTTCTTTAGGTGCTGCTAATCCTCCACTTCCTAATTGACTAGCCAAACGAACACTGTTTTCCCATGTATTATTCATTATATTCGAACTATTACCACTGCCTAGTAATTGTACGGTAATAGCCTCTGAACAGAACGAGTTATCTATTAAAAACATATCCTGCCAATCTTTAGCAGAGTTACCATATAACCCGTAACCATCTTCTGTTAATTGAACCTCTGCGGCTAAACCTGCCTGTAATGCGGCTTGCCAGCGTTCATTGTTTGAATCCCAGGACGTATTGAAAAGTGGACTTGCATAAGTTAATAATACTCTTGCTTTTTGAGCTAGAGCCGCTCCTCTTGTAAAACGCCCATAATCTGATGGAGGCCAGTTACCTGGTAATAAACTCGCAGCCATATCAAGATCTTCTATAATTTGATCTACCATTTGAGATACGCTAGCTCTCGGTAATTTTATAGATTCATCAGTAGAACTTGCTGCTTGTACAGATGTTACAATTGGTACACCACCATATACACGCATTAATTCGAAATACTGAATGGCACGTAAATAGTACATTTGCCCTTTAGCAGTTGCACGATAATCTTCATCTAAACTTGCGCCTTTTACATCAACTTCTTCTAAAAAAGCGTTAATATCTCTAATTCTATGATAAGGCTCATTTTTAACCTTAGCTTCTAATTTGGTTCCATAATATCCAGAACCTTCATTAGCTGTTGTTAATGTTATTGTTGAATTAATAAGATCTTGCATACCCCCTATTTCCTCGGTTAATCGAGAATTGGTTTGGCTATAAGCTCCTACAACGGTAGATAAAGGGTTTGTATATGAACCAAAAAAGTCATAATAAACATTATTAATGTACCAATCTACACGTTCTTCACTTTCGTAAAACGAATCGTCATATTTTCCATAAACGCCTTTTTCTTCTAAAAAATCGTCACTACATGACACACTTACAATTAATAAAAGTGCCCATGCTATGTATGTATTTATTCTCATTTTCATAATTCTTATTTATTTAGAATGACACACTTAAGTTTACTGTCCATGTTCTAAGAGTTGGATATCTTTCGTATGATGAATCGTACATATTTCTGTACTTATCTGGATAAGGATTATAGAAATCCCATAGATTATTACCTGTTATACCTATAGATACTTTTTGAAGATTAACAGGTTCTAAAATATCCTTAGGCACATCGTATCCAACTGTTAAATTTCTAACAAAACAACGGAAAGTATTTAATTGCCAGAAATCTGAATTAGTACCTAAAGCTGATTGATCATAAAACCATAAATTAGGATACTTTCCATCAACATTATCAACCTCGTCGTACATATCGGTCCAGTAACTTTCATGCGACCACATGTTGTGAGCAGAAGATGTTCCTTGTTTTATTAAATCTATAAAACGAGCACCACCCCAAGATGTACTAATTTGAGATCTTAAATAAAGACTTTTGTAATTTAATCTAATATTTGTTGTAAAACCATAAGTTCTGCTATTGTCAGCTAACTTAACATAATCTTCTTCTTTTGTTATTCGCCCGTCACGACCTGCTTGTGACCCATCATTTGTATCAAAAAAGCCAGCAACATCCTGATATGCTAACATACCTTTACGTAATCCATCTTTAGAAGTAATGTCTAAGTACTTCGGATCCACTCCAGCATCACTTGCAAGACCTTCCAAATAATTCCAATAATTGGTAATATCTTCATCTGTTCGTAAAATACCATCACCAGTTGAAGTCCCTTTCCAGGTTTTAAATCCCCAAACAGGCATAAATAAAGAGACACCTTCTCTTCTTTGATTTTGCGAAGGATGTTTTATACCTGGATCAATATATTTTTTAACTTCATTTCCTGAGAAACCAAAATTAACATCGACATTATAACTAAAATCGCCAGAATCTAACTTATCATTCCAGTTTACACTAAATTCAGATCCCCAAGTATCGATTGCTGCGTAATTTTGCTCTGCAAACCCTCCACCAACGGAAATAGGAACCCCAATAGCTGAAGACATAACCGTTAACATATCCTTTGTTCTGTCATAATAAAAATCGGCTGTAACTTTTAATCTATTTTCTAAAACATTAACATCGAATCCTAAGTTTTGTTTTAGATTAGCATCCCATCCCACATTTCTGTTAGGGTTTACTTCAGGGGTTAATCCACCTCCTAAAACACCTCCATCTGATCCAAATTGGAAACCACTTTGAGCACCTAAACCATATAATTGCTTCCAACGCCATGCTAAAACATTATCGTTTCCTGTTTTACCTATAGAGTAACGAACTTTTAAATAATCTACCCAAGGTAAAGCCTCTTGAAACCAATCTTC includes the following:
- a CDS encoding RagB/SusD family nutrient uptake outer membrane protein — translated: MKMRINTYIAWALLLIVSVSCSDDFLEEKGVYGKYDDSFYESEERVDWYINNVYYDFFGSYTNPLSTVVGAYSQTNSRLTEEIGGMQDLINSTITLTTANEGSGYYGTKLEAKVKNEPYHRIRDINAFLEEVDVKGASLDEDYRATAKGQMYYLRAIQYFELMRVYGGVPIVTSVQAASSTDESIKLPRASVSQMVDQIIEDLDMAASLLPGNWPPSDYGRFTRGAALAQKARVLLTYASPLFNTSWDSNNERWQAALQAGLAAEVQLTEDGYGLYGNSAKDWQDMFLIDNSFCSEAITVQLLGSGNSSNIMNNTWENSVRLASQLGSGGLAAPKEMIDLFPMADGSKPTTANGYDEFLFFVNRDPRFYRTFSFSGNKWGYKDNEDNAVWAYRWLGLDDNGVQRAYFSDNNQVSSPAFVRKMSDIEESEDNFQNSGTDIFEYRYAELLLNIAEAYAGVGDLPNCVAYLGKVRNRVGIPSTNNYGIGTLADKFEAFKACLYERQVELAYEGKRFWDVQRWMLYNDDASVNNTTCATLGLDRINGTKRTGNYLQFKGGVVTSEDPLASVRQGVVVDPDASDFDTQIQTLAGIYTDNFMLADLETPLDNINNVEAKIDWKQNYYIMGLKSDVLSLNPWLEQTIGWKDTSDNFGTFNYQE